TATATGAGAAAGCATCTTGGCGAGGCCGGCTTCGACCTGAAACAAAGCGCGGGGCCCATTATCCCGATCCTCGTGGGAAAAGATGCAACGGCGCTTGCCATGCACCAGACGCTCATGCGCAAGGGGATATTTCTCACGGCCATGCGTCCGCCTACGGTGCCGAGCGGCACGTCCCGTCTGCGATTGACCATAGTGAGCGGCTTCACAAAAGATGAACTCAATTACGCCCTCCGCGCGATCATCGATGCGGGCGGGAAGATGAAATTGATATAGACGGGTTCGTTAGAGGCGTTTAAGGGCACCCCATACGTCAAAAGTTTTGCCCTTCCGCCCTCACGGCTTCACCCACAGTTGAATTTTGGAGGAATGAGAGCATGCAGGATGTAAAAACGCTCACCCAATGGGACAAGAAATATATCTGGCACCCGTTTACGCAAATGGGAGACTACCTCAATGAGAAACCCCTGATCATTGAGGAGGGAGAGGGCTCCTATCTTATCGATGTGGATGGAAACCGCTATATAGACGGGGTGTCGTCGCTCTGGGTGCTCGTCCACGGTCACGGCAAAAGGGAGCTCATCGACGCTATCGACAGACAGTCAAAGATGCTTTGCCATTCGACGCTTCTCGGCCTTGCCAATACCCAGTCTATCGTGCTTGCCCGTAAGCTCGTTGATATCACCCCAAAGGGCCTCACAAAAGTCTTCTATTCCGATAACGGCTCCACGTCGGTGGAGATCGCGCTTAAGATGGCCTACCAGTACTGGCAACAGCGGGGCGAGAAGAAGAAAAAAAGGTTCATCTCATTCACGAACGGGTATCACGGGGACACTATCGGATCGGTGAGCGTGGGCGGCATAGACCTGTTCCACAAGGTGTACGGGCCGCTCCTCTTTAAGACCTATAAGGCGCCCTCGCCGTACTGCTACCGATGCCCGCTCAAGCTGGAGAAGGCTTCATGCCACATGGCCTGCGTGCAGGCATTCAGAAAGATCGTGAAAGAACGTAAAGAGGAAGTCTGCGCCGTTGTCTTGGAGCCGCTCGTCCAGGGGGCAGGCGGTATGATCGTTCAGCCTTCGGGATATCTAAAGGCGGTTGCCGACATTACGAGAGAGGCCGGACTTCTCTTTATCGCGGATGAGGTGGCAACGGGCTTCGGCAGGACAGGCCACATGTTCGCCTGCGACAAAGAACGCGTGGAACCCGATTTCCTCTGCCTGTCCAAGGGCATTACCGGCGGATACCTGCCCCTTGCGGCAACGCTCACCACTGAGCAGGTCTTTGACGGTTTCCTCGGTCCTTTTGACGCCTTCAAAACCTTTTTCCACGGCCACACATATACGGGTAACCCTCTGGCCTCAAGCGTGGCTATCGAGAACATCGATCTGTTTGCCAGGGAAAAGACCCTGCAGAAGATGAAAGCTAAGATTGCGCTTCTTACCAAAGGGCTCAAAAGGTTCTTAGACCTCACCCACGTGGGGGAAGTCAGGCAGCAGGGCTTCATGGTCGGCATCGAGATGGTGAAGAACAAGAAGACCAAAAGGGCATACGCACCCGGCGAGAAGATGGGGCAGAAGGTCATTCAAGAGGCGAGAAGGCATGGCGTCATCATACGTCCGCTCGGCGATGTTATCGTGCTTATGCCTCCGCTCGCCATCGAAGATGCGACGCTCAAAAGACTCGTGGATGTAACCTACGAGAGCATCCGTGCGGTCACGGGGGCCTAAGCGTCTGCCTGGCTAACCAAAACTCCAGCTTCTTTGCCGCCCTGCTCAAGAATTCTGAAACAAAGCCGATAACCCTTGACGAGGGTGAACCATAAGGAAAGGCATGTCCGGCGCACGGGCCGGCTATCATCTTTGATAAGGGGTAAGCCATTATGAGAAGACGTGAGTTCTTATCTTTGTGTCTCGGGGTCATGGCGGCCTCATTCGCCGGCAAAGGTGCGGTTTTCGCAGCCGAATCTGCGGACGAAGCCGATCCGCTCAAAGGTATTACGATTATCGACGCCCATTCCCACCCGGACGAATTCTTTACCGTGAGAAGCGGCGGTGACTCAAGTTCGTCTATGTCAAGCATTAAACAGCTCGGCATGAGCGCAACCGCCTTCTGCGCGGTCGGCGATTCAAAACAGCCGGGAGGGTTCTGGGAAGAATCGTTCCCCGGACTCATGGCCCAACTCGGGCGCGCCATGCGCTACGTGGAATCGGGGAAGACAAAGCTGATACTTAAGACATCGGATGTCGCAAGTCATGTGGCCCCTGGCGAGCCTACCGGTTGTATCCTCGGCATCGAAGGGGCGAACCCGCTTCAAGAGGGGCTTGACCGCTTCGACGAGGTACACCGCATGGGCGTGCGCATCATTACGCTCGGCCATTACATGGCGAGCGCTTTTACGGACGTGATGGGGGAACCTCCGCGGCACGGCGGACTCTCCTTACTCGGCAGATCGGCCATCGAAAGGATGGACAGGTTGGGCATCATCATCGACGCGGCCCATGCATCCTCCGATTCCCTCGCGCAGATGGCCGAGATCACAAAAAGACCGATCATCGATTCTCATACGAGCCCCTCTCCAGGCTACGGCCGGGCAACCGGCAGGTTCCGTGGTTCAAGAGAGATGGAGATTATCGCCAAGACCAACGGGATCGTCTGTACCTGGCCCATGGCCTATCGCCGTGGAGATTACCGGCGCGAGAGTTTTCTCGATTGGGCACAGGAAATCCTGGAGATGAAGAAACGTATCGGCATGGAGCACGTGGGCCTGGGTACGGACGGAGGCGGTCACCTGCCGGCGAGGATTAAGGGGTATTCGGATGTGCGGGACTTAAGAAAGCTCGCACAAGCCATGACAGAGGTGGGGCTTACCCGCGAGGACATCGCGGCCTATATGGGCGGGAATTTTCTGCGCGTATTCAAGGCGTATACCGGCTGATGCCGGGATTTTTTGAAAAGTGTGACAAAAGTCGTAGAAAACCCTCACAATCTGCATTACAATAGAACTGGATTATTGCGTGTCAAACACGGAGGTGACGGTATGAGATATGTGGTCGTGGGCGCTCTGGCGCTCTTTATCTTTTGTTTGTGTACGGGCGTTTATGGGCAGCAGCAAGTGAATTTTATCTGCAAGAACGACTGTCTTTCCAAAAGTAAAACCATCGGCGAATGCAACGCCCTGTGCTCGACCACGGACGAGGCG
Above is a genomic segment from Syntrophorhabdaceae bacterium containing:
- the bioA gene encoding adenosylmethionine--8-amino-7-oxononanoate transaminase translates to MQDVKTLTQWDKKYIWHPFTQMGDYLNEKPLIIEEGEGSYLIDVDGNRYIDGVSSLWVLVHGHGKRELIDAIDRQSKMLCHSTLLGLANTQSIVLARKLVDITPKGLTKVFYSDNGSTSVEIALKMAYQYWQQRGEKKKKRFISFTNGYHGDTIGSVSVGGIDLFHKVYGPLLFKTYKAPSPYCYRCPLKLEKASCHMACVQAFRKIVKERKEEVCAVVLEPLVQGAGGMIVQPSGYLKAVADITREAGLLFIADEVATGFGRTGHMFACDKERVEPDFLCLSKGITGGYLPLAATLTTEQVFDGFLGPFDAFKTFFHGHTYTGNPLASSVAIENIDLFAREKTLQKMKAKIALLTKGLKRFLDLTHVGEVRQQGFMVGIEMVKNKKTKRAYAPGEKMGQKVIQEARRHGVIIRPLGDVIVLMPPLAIEDATLKRLVDVTYESIRAVTGA
- a CDS encoding membrane dipeptidase translates to MRRREFLSLCLGVMAASFAGKGAVFAAESADEADPLKGITIIDAHSHPDEFFTVRSGGDSSSSMSSIKQLGMSATAFCAVGDSKQPGGFWEESFPGLMAQLGRAMRYVESGKTKLILKTSDVASHVAPGEPTGCILGIEGANPLQEGLDRFDEVHRMGVRIITLGHYMASAFTDVMGEPPRHGGLSLLGRSAIERMDRLGIIIDAAHASSDSLAQMAEITKRPIIDSHTSPSPGYGRATGRFRGSREMEIIAKTNGIVCTWPMAYRRGDYRRESFLDWAQEILEMKKRIGMEHVGLGTDGGGHLPARIKGYSDVRDLRKLAQAMTEVGLTREDIAAYMGGNFLRVFKAYTG